In one window of Candidatus Zymogenaceae bacterium DNA:
- the phrB gene encoding deoxyribodipyrimidine photo-lyase: protein MTVHPDRIHALNDAAFRAKGPVVYWMSRDQRADDNWALLFAQNIALERREGVCVLFVLADAFLGAALRQYRFMLSGLSETARDLASRNIPFYLVRGEPGVVVPAFVEKLGASCVITDFDPLRIKRRWKEETAEELTVSFLEVDAHNIVPCRAASVKGEYSAGTYRPRLTRRLGGFLVDIPAVVPHPHSAPPAPEVQWDEVLGSLTVSDAGGTVDWIPPGPQAALTRMHRFIDGGLSRYDAERNDPTKHAQSELSPYLHFGQLSAQRLAREVGASSAPRGAKDAFLEELIVRRELSDNFCLWHHDYDSSACFPDWAKKTLKEHGDDHREHVYTYERFRDAETHDPLWNAAQKELVVRGTMPGYLRMYWAKKILEWTESPEAAMEYAVNLNDTYQLDGRDPNGYAGVAWSIGGVHDRAWGEREIFGKVRYMSHAGCRRKFNVDAYIKSVEELSG from the coding sequence ATGACGGTTCATCCCGACAGGATTCATGCCCTCAATGATGCGGCGTTCCGGGCAAAAGGCCCGGTCGTCTACTGGATGAGCAGGGATCAGCGCGCAGACGACAACTGGGCCCTGCTGTTCGCCCAGAATATCGCCCTGGAGCGAAGGGAAGGGGTGTGTGTGCTCTTCGTCCTCGCGGACGCATTTCTGGGAGCGGCCCTGCGGCAGTATCGCTTCATGCTGTCGGGCCTTTCCGAGACAGCCCGGGATCTCGCATCCCGCAATATCCCCTTCTATCTGGTACGGGGGGAGCCGGGCGTTGTCGTGCCGGCGTTCGTCGAAAAGCTGGGGGCTTCTTGTGTCATCACCGATTTCGATCCGCTGAGAATCAAGAGGCGGTGGAAAGAAGAGACGGCCGAAGAGCTCACTGTCTCGTTCCTGGAAGTGGACGCCCACAACATCGTCCCCTGTCGGGCGGCGTCCGTCAAGGGGGAGTACTCGGCGGGGACATATCGCCCCAGGCTCACCCGAAGGCTCGGTGGATTTCTCGTCGACATACCGGCCGTCGTCCCGCATCCCCATTCGGCGCCCCCGGCGCCCGAGGTGCAATGGGACGAGGTCCTGGGATCGCTCACTGTTTCGGACGCGGGAGGCACCGTCGATTGGATACCGCCCGGACCCCAGGCGGCCTTAACCCGGATGCACCGTTTTATCGACGGGGGCCTTTCCCGCTACGATGCCGAGAGAAACGACCCCACGAAACACGCCCAATCGGAGTTGTCCCCCTATCTCCATTTCGGACAGCTCTCCGCCCAGCGGCTCGCCCGGGAGGTCGGGGCTTCGTCCGCGCCCCGGGGGGCGAAGGACGCTTTTCTGGAGGAATTGATCGTGCGCCGGGAGCTGTCGGATAATTTCTGCCTGTGGCATCACGACTATGATTCATCGGCGTGCTTCCCCGATTGGGCGAAGAAAACCCTGAAGGAGCACGGAGACGACCACAGAGAGCACGTCTATACGTACGAGCGGTTTCGAGACGCCGAGACCCACGATCCCCTCTGGAACGCCGCACAGAAGGAGCTGGTCGTGCGGGGGACGATGCCCGGATATCTGAGGATGTACTGGGCGAAGAAGATACTGGAGTGGACCGAGAGCCCCGAGGCGGCGATGGAATATGCCGTTAATCTCAACGACACGTATCAGCTCGACGGCAGGGACCCCAACGGCTATGCGGGCGTCGCCTGGTCCATCGGCGGGGTGCACGATCGCGCCTGGGGGGAGCGGGAGATATTCGGAAAGGTTCGCTATATGAGCCATGCCGGCTGTCGCCGGAAGTTCAACGTGGATGCCTATATAAAAAGTGTGGAGGAACTCTCGGGTTAG
- a CDS encoding acyl-CoA synthetase, whose translation MEEILVRNMADIEQIEKTPLEDRFSVRNTYDALVAGSAIDPDAVAISFIMTGDQYEHPIQVTYRRFMESVNQAANCFHDLGVGPDDVVTYLLPNAPQTHSVLWGAEAAGIANPINPLLDAPTIRDICISAGTKVLVALGEVPGSEIWGKVEKIRDDIPTLKYILRLMGPTEEDKNIFSLDEKLQEYPGDALTFTRSIGPEDIASMYHTGGTTGTPKLAMRSHFNELANAHVMSILAGLDPSNTVMCGLPLFHVNGTIVTGLAPFWGGAQVLLLTPQGYRDPGVLPNFFKIINTYRGTFFSSVPTILSILLDTPKEDADLSCLKYAICGAAPLSVELFRRFEEYTGLKILEGYGLTESTAGASINPKDGERRVGSIGLRMPYTEMKVVITDDDGGYVRDADIGEIGVIAIRGPNVFLGYREELHNRGVWLGDGWFNTGDLGRMDGDGYFWLTGRKKEMIIRGGHNIDPLSIEEPLYGLDDIKTVAAVGRPDAHAGEVPVVYVELVPGSNMTPEDIMAYAGEHIGERAAVPKEVIIMDEIPLTPIGKIFKPALTWDAARRAYERELSALGDMAASVSVKVGEDVVHGKSAVITVTPNPGVSTDKILTKINELLTRYTVQYRVEFQ comes from the coding sequence ATGGAAGAAATCCTGGTGAGAAATATGGCAGATATCGAACAGATCGAAAAAACCCCCCTGGAGGATCGATTTTCGGTGCGCAATACCTATGACGCCCTCGTGGCGGGGAGCGCCATCGATCCGGACGCCGTCGCCATCAGCTTCATCATGACCGGCGACCAGTACGAACACCCAATCCAGGTCACCTATCGTCGTTTCATGGAGAGTGTCAACCAGGCGGCGAACTGTTTCCATGATCTGGGCGTGGGGCCTGACGATGTGGTTACCTATCTTTTGCCCAACGCACCTCAGACCCACTCCGTCCTGTGGGGCGCGGAGGCCGCCGGCATCGCCAACCCCATCAATCCCCTCCTCGACGCCCCGACAATCCGGGATATCTGCATATCGGCGGGAACGAAGGTGCTCGTGGCCCTGGGAGAGGTGCCCGGCTCGGAAATATGGGGTAAGGTGGAAAAAATCAGAGACGACATCCCCACCCTCAAATACATCCTCCGCCTCATGGGTCCCACCGAGGAGGATAAAAACATTTTCAGCCTGGATGAAAAGCTCCAGGAATATCCGGGGGACGCACTGACCTTCACACGCTCCATCGGGCCCGAAGACATCGCATCCATGTATCATACCGGCGGCACCACCGGCACCCCGAAGCTCGCCATGAGAAGTCATTTCAACGAACTGGCAAACGCCCACGTCATGTCGATTCTGGCGGGACTGGATCCCTCCAATACCGTCATGTGCGGTTTGCCGCTGTTCCATGTCAACGGTACGATCGTCACGGGCCTTGCCCCCTTCTGGGGCGGCGCCCAGGTGCTGCTTTTAACGCCCCAGGGATACCGGGATCCGGGAGTGCTCCCGAACTTCTTCAAGATTATCAATACATACCGGGGCACGTTCTTCTCCAGCGTTCCCACGATCCTCTCGATCCTGTTGGACACACCCAAGGAAGATGCGGACCTTTCGTGCCTGAAATACGCCATCTGCGGGGCGGCCCCCCTGTCGGTGGAGCTGTTTCGCAGGTTCGAGGAATACACCGGTCTGAAAATACTGGAGGGATACGGCCTGACCGAATCCACCGCAGGCGCCTCCATCAACCCGAAGGACGGCGAGCGGCGGGTCGGCTCCATCGGCCTGAGAATGCCCTATACCGAGATGAAGGTCGTCATCACCGATGACGACGGCGGCTACGTGAGAGACGCCGACATCGGGGAGATCGGCGTGATCGCCATCCGGGGGCCGAACGTCTTTCTCGGATATCGGGAGGAGTTGCACAACCGGGGCGTCTGGCTGGGAGACGGCTGGTTCAACACCGGTGACCTGGGCCGGATGGATGGGGACGGCTACTTTTGGCTGACGGGACGAAAAAAGGAGATGATCATCCGGGGCGGTCACAACATCGATCCTTTGAGCATAGAGGAGCCGCTCTACGGTCTTGATGACATAAAGACCGTCGCCGCCGTGGGTCGGCCCGACGCCCACGCCGGTGAGGTGCCGGTGGTGTATGTGGAGTTGGTCCCGGGATCGAACATGACTCCCGAAGATATCATGGCCTATGCCGGGGAGCATATCGGAGAGCGCGCCGCCGTACCCAAGGAGGTCATCATCATGGACGAGATCCCCCTGACTCCCATTGGAAAAATCTTCAAGCCCGCCCTCACATGGGACGCCGCACGGAGGGCCTACGAGCGGGAGCTTTCGGCCCTGGGCGACATGGCGGCGTCGGTTTCGGTGAAAGTGGGAGAAGATGTGGTGCACGGGAAGAGCGCGGTGATAACCGTAACGCCGAATCCGGGCGTCTCCACAGACAAGATCCTCACGAAGATCAACGAACTACTGACCAGGTACACGGTACAGTACCGGGTGGAATTTCAGTAA
- a CDS encoding MFS transporter translates to MSEHLNADGKDFQVTKKYAYYVFVLLFVLYVFNYVDRMVVASLFPFLKAEWGLTDTQCGWFASIVTLMMTVFVFPVSIMVDRWSRKKTIGLMGVLWSFATAACAFTKNFKQLFVMRSLVGMGEAAYTSGGHAMIAAYFPEEKRASMNGFFTAAIPLGTAVGVVVGGVIAESLGWRYAFGFMAVPGLFIALLFFFVKDYKTVRMVKESHEAQGRVVKSMGFGDIAKEFLGNPTVLLTYVGYVGNTFVTTGLMNWLPSYYNRTEDLPMDEAGLKTSIVFLLAIIGAPVGGIVIDKIRKRMIHARMSIPALTSLLAGLCVFIAFSFLDGKPQYFFLLAFGFFAPMFAAGGSAVTQDVVHPGLRSFSYGLAQFFMMALGYSLSPLFIGAVSDKHGGDLLPAFQMLPIFALLGAIVFFIGSFYYKRDLDKVAKVTLKEAE, encoded by the coding sequence ATGTCCGAACACCTCAATGCAGACGGCAAAGATTTTCAGGTAACGAAAAAATACGCCTACTACGTCTTCGTGTTGCTGTTTGTACTGTATGTATTCAACTATGTGGATCGCATGGTCGTGGCGTCTCTCTTTCCGTTTCTCAAGGCGGAATGGGGGCTGACCGATACCCAGTGCGGGTGGTTTGCGTCCATCGTGACGTTGATGATGACCGTATTCGTCTTTCCAGTGTCGATCATGGTGGATCGCTGGAGCAGAAAGAAGACCATCGGCCTGATGGGGGTGCTCTGGAGCTTCGCCACGGCGGCGTGCGCCTTCACGAAGAATTTCAAGCAGCTTTTCGTCATGCGCTCTCTCGTGGGCATGGGAGAGGCCGCCTATACCTCCGGCGGACACGCGATGATCGCCGCATACTTCCCCGAGGAAAAGCGGGCGTCGATGAACGGCTTTTTTACCGCCGCCATCCCCCTGGGCACCGCGGTGGGTGTGGTGGTGGGGGGGGTGATCGCCGAGAGCCTGGGCTGGCGCTACGCCTTCGGCTTCATGGCCGTACCGGGGCTCTTTATCGCGCTTCTCTTCTTTTTCGTCAAGGATTACAAGACCGTCAGGATGGTCAAGGAATCCCACGAAGCACAGGGGAGAGTCGTCAAATCGATGGGATTCGGTGACATCGCCAAGGAATTCCTGGGAAATCCGACGGTTCTCTTGACCTACGTCGGATACGTGGGCAATACGTTCGTCACAACCGGGCTGATGAACTGGCTCCCGTCCTACTATAACCGCACCGAGGATCTTCCCATGGACGAGGCGGGCCTCAAGACGTCCATCGTCTTTCTTCTGGCCATCATCGGCGCGCCGGTGGGAGGGATCGTCATCGACAAGATCAGAAAGCGGATGATCCACGCCCGGATGAGCATTCCCGCCCTCACGTCGCTCCTTGCGGGCCTGTGCGTGTTCATCGCGTTTTCATTCCTAGATGGGAAGCCCCAGTATTTTTTTCTGCTGGCGTTCGGGTTCTTCGCGCCCATGTTCGCCGCCGGCGGCTCCGCCGTCACCCAGGACGTGGTGCATCCGGGGCTCAGGTCGTTCTCTTACGGCCTTGCCCAGTTCTTTATGATGGCCCTGGGCTATTCTCTGAGCCCGCTGTTCATCGGTGCTGTCTCGGATAAACACGGCGGCGATCTGCTCCCGGCGTTCCAGATGCTTCCGATATTCGCCCTCTTGGGTGCGATCGTCTTCTTTATCGGCTCGTTCTATTACAAGCGAGACCTGGACAAGGTCGCCAAGGTTACCCTGAAAGAAGCGGAATAA
- a CDS encoding NAD(P)/FAD-dependent oxidoreductase encodes MADYDVIVIGAGLGGLSLGAVMAKRGRKTLVVEQSPRVGGYCSTFERDGFRFDIGASIIEIIDVIDVCFKELGTSVFNEVEMVPLEPIYTIKFKDGTQMRYPTSKEETAEEFSKISPKDAEGWLKFADYMQGFLDTALTGFFLEPANTLTDMLKMFLKTPKLFSYMPLFNMNYQDVLRKYFTHPKVQEALAFQSNFMGLPPELCPGHMTMLPWAEHNGFFYSKGGMIAIPEALRRVGERHGMEVMLDTEVKSLMIRNGRAEGVSLASGEQISAEVVVSNINAKSLYFDLVGEEHLGSMVRKGLQSLQPSTAALMLYLGLDSKPELSAHHTLCTLPVEALNDYYWDVYKQGKLPDEQFGLISWTSLSDSNNAPKGNHTVVMTLACPNDLATDSWDAVRERVIDETIDFMSKTYVPGLKNQVKTAILGTPLDYERNLLAPKGAIYMFHQDVATSTVFRPASRSKSIKGLYLTGASTHPGGGIPSVMASGMIAAGLIEKYEKI; translated from the coding sequence ATGGCAGACTATGACGTAATTGTTATTGGAGCGGGGCTGGGCGGTTTGAGCCTCGGGGCTGTAATGGCAAAACGAGGCAGGAAGACGCTGGTTGTCGAACAGAGTCCCCGGGTGGGCGGATACTGCTCCACCTTTGAGCGGGACGGGTTTCGTTTCGACATCGGCGCATCCATCATCGAGATCATCGACGTTATCGACGTATGCTTCAAGGAGCTGGGAACGTCGGTATTCAACGAGGTGGAAATGGTGCCCCTTGAACCGATCTACACCATCAAGTTCAAGGACGGCACACAGATGAGGTATCCGACTTCCAAGGAGGAGACCGCCGAGGAATTCAGTAAGATATCCCCAAAAGACGCCGAGGGATGGCTGAAGTTCGCCGACTACATGCAGGGTTTTTTGGACACGGCCCTGACGGGATTTTTCCTGGAGCCGGCGAATACCCTGACCGACATGCTCAAGATGTTCCTGAAGACGCCGAAGCTATTCTCGTACATGCCGCTGTTCAACATGAACTATCAGGACGTTCTCAGGAAATATTTCACACACCCGAAGGTACAGGAGGCCCTGGCCTTCCAATCGAACTTCATGGGCCTCCCCCCGGAGCTTTGCCCCGGTCACATGACCATGCTCCCCTGGGCGGAACACAACGGCTTCTTCTACAGCAAGGGAGGCATGATCGCCATTCCCGAGGCCCTCAGAAGGGTCGGTGAACGACACGGGATGGAGGTCATGCTCGATACCGAGGTGAAGAGCCTCATGATACGGAACGGCAGGGCCGAGGGTGTATCCCTCGCGTCCGGGGAGCAGATATCCGCCGAGGTGGTGGTCTCGAACATCAACGCAAAAAGCCTCTACTTCGACCTGGTGGGAGAGGAACACCTGGGCTCAATGGTCCGAAAGGGTCTGCAGAGCCTCCAGCCCTCCACGGCGGCCCTGATGCTCTACCTCGGCCTGGATTCAAAGCCGGAGCTGTCCGCTCATCATACCCTGTGTACCCTCCCCGTGGAGGCCCTGAACGACTACTACTGGGACGTGTACAAGCAGGGGAAACTCCCGGACGAGCAGTTCGGCCTCATCAGCTGGACGTCGCTCTCGGACTCGAACAACGCCCCGAAGGGGAACCATACGGTGGTGATGACCCTGGCCTGTCCCAACGATCTGGCCACAGACAGCTGGGACGCCGTACGGGAGCGGGTAATCGATGAAACAATAGATTTCATGTCGAAAACCTACGTCCCCGGGCTGAAAAACCAGGTGAAGACCGCCATCCTGGGCACCCCTCTGGACTACGAGAGAAACCTCCTCGCACCCAAGGGGGCCATATACATGTTCCACCAGGACGTCGCCACGTCCACGGTGTTTCGCCCGGCGTCCCGATCGAAGAGCATCAAGGGGCTGTACCTGACCGGTGCGTCCACCCACCCCGGCGGCGGCATCCCGTCGGTCATGGCATCGGGTATGATCGCCGCGGGACTGATCGAAAAATACGAAAAGATATAA
- a CDS encoding tryptophan-rich sensory protein, protein MEATMTKKDTLLLIGCIVLCELVGVFGSFFTAPNIPGWYAALAKPGFTPPDWVFAPVWTTLYLLMGVSLFLVIRGGLTGKEVKDAAGAFIAQLALNFLWTPVFFGLHALWPGFAVIATLLLFIAVTMVLFRRVSPPAAYLLVPYFLWVGYASALNLAIALLN, encoded by the coding sequence ATGGAGGCGACAATGACGAAAAAAGATACATTGCTTCTCATCGGCTGCATCGTGCTCTGCGAGCTCGTGGGGGTATTTGGATCGTTTTTCACCGCACCCAACATACCCGGCTGGTACGCCGCCCTGGCGAAACCGGGGTTCACCCCTCCCGATTGGGTGTTCGCCCCTGTCTGGACGACCCTCTACCTCCTGATGGGGGTCTCCCTGTTTCTGGTCATCAGAGGGGGGCTGACGGGAAAGGAAGTAAAAGACGCCGCGGGCGCATTTATTGCCCAGCTTGCCCTCAATTTTCTCTGGACACCGGTGTTTTTCGGCCTGCACGCACTGTGGCCCGGTTTCGCGGTCATCGCAACCTTGTTGCTATTCATCGCAGTGACGATGGTGCTGTTTCGGCGGGTGTCCCCCCCTGCGGCATACCTCCTCGTCCCCTATTTCCTCTGGGTGGGGTACGCGTCGGCCCTGAACCTGGCCATCGCCCTCCTCAACTGA
- a CDS encoding HIT family protein: MDERLFTTKHAFSCLDRHPVAQGHILVIPVRHVASWFGLNRKERAAMLETLDRAKGYLDDRFSPDGYTIGVNEGAAAGQTIFHVHLHLIPRYVHDVENPLGGIRGVIPGKQLYPDRLSDD; encoded by the coding sequence ATGGACGAGCGGCTCTTCACAACAAAACACGCCTTCAGCTGCCTCGACCGACACCCGGTCGCACAGGGACACATCCTCGTCATCCCCGTCCGGCATGTGGCAAGCTGGTTTGGATTGAATCGGAAAGAACGGGCGGCGATGCTTGAAACGCTCGACCGGGCGAAAGGCTATCTGGACGACCGTTTCTCCCCGGACGGGTATACCATCGGCGTAAACGAGGGGGCCGCCGCCGGCCAGACGATATTTCACGTCCACCTTCACCTGATACCGCGGTACGTTCACGACGTTGAGAATCCCCTGGGCGGCATACGGGGCGTCATTCCGGGAAAACAGCTCTATCCGGACCGGCTCTCCGACGATTGA
- a CDS encoding tautomerase family protein has translation MPLVKLHVSDDLSRESGERLLSDVLSILRDTLAIDPKHGHAILYSTGLSNRACHECRDGRFVFVEVALFSGRTDEMKAELFRKISGAVHRRTGVDESDIIIYLIEADRGNWAGRGGIPLSTVRLGY, from the coding sequence ATGCCGCTGGTGAAGCTCCACGTCTCCGACGACCTCTCCCGGGAGTCGGGAGAGAGACTCTTATCAGATGTTCTCTCGATACTTAGGGACACCCTTGCCATCGACCCGAAACACGGCCACGCGATTCTCTATTCCACAGGGCTGTCAAATAGAGCCTGCCACGAGTGTAGGGACGGGCGGTTCGTGTTCGTGGAGGTCGCGCTGTTTTCGGGAAGAACGGATGAGATGAAGGCGGAGTTGTTTCGGAAGATAAGCGGTGCGGTCCATCGCCGTACCGGCGTGGATGAATCCGATATCATCATCTATCTTATCGAGGCGGACCGCGGCAACTGGGCGGGGCGGGGCGGTATCCCGCTCTCGACGGTACGGCTTGGGTACTGA
- a CDS encoding methylglyoxal synthase: MKDVDVPVIVTGKQKKIALVAHDARKRDLLEWAEFNKLTLSKHILFGTGTTGTLIRDKLGLDVTVFKSGPLGGDQQIGAKIVDGEIDFLMFFWDPMSTHPHDPDVKALLRISVLSNIPVACNRASADFIISSHLMDEKYKRRLIDFETRLHRDIPGL, translated from the coding sequence ATGAAGGATGTGGATGTCCCGGTCATTGTCACGGGAAAACAGAAAAAGATCGCCCTTGTGGCCCACGACGCCCGGAAACGGGATCTGCTCGAATGGGCGGAGTTCAACAAGCTCACTCTCTCAAAACATATTCTGTTCGGCACCGGCACCACCGGCACATTGATCAGGGATAAACTGGGCCTGGACGTGACGGTGTTCAAAAGCGGTCCCCTGGGCGGGGATCAACAGATCGGGGCGAAGATCGTCGACGGGGAGATAGATTTCCTCATGTTCTTCTGGGATCCGATGTCCACCCATCCCCACGACCCGGACGTAAAGGCGCTTCTTCGGATCTCGGTGCTGAGCAACATCCCGGTGGCGTGCAATCGCGCGTCGGCGGATTTTATCATCTCGTCACACCTGATGGACGAGAAGTATAAGCGACGGCTTATCGATTTTGAAACGAGACTGCACCGGGATATTCCCGGTCTGTAA
- a CDS encoding homoserine kinase, translating into MVDCISFAPATTANVGPGYDIMGYALMWLGDFCLVEKVEQQGDPILWRGVAGPMSPFLQNLKPERNAAFAAARYAFMRLREHYDLDFNLSLTLHKYMPIGSGLGSSSASTVAAVKGVLAAAERELPQNDIIDALLLGEETACGTGHPDNVIPSYFGGFFLMMSENYDDLPAGEKRFHRIKGGENLVSIIVKPDVSLNTSESRAALNNHIRRSFLEMRGFEPVDILSLVRQQSIKAAEAVLSYQSDDIRRLGAIMRNNDLLEIPRGSLIPRFREVKGAALSAGAYGCSIAGSGPSMVAITDDETKAVAIRDAMQDAFGEVPSRWLISPVNNEGAVIVDDIETFLADCRPHTDMLPT; encoded by the coding sequence ATGGTCGATTGCATCAGCTTCGCCCCGGCCACCACGGCTAATGTCGGCCCCGGATACGATATCATGGGATACGCGTTGATGTGGCTGGGTGATTTCTGCCTGGTCGAGAAGGTAGAACAGCAGGGCGATCCCATCCTGTGGCGCGGCGTTGCCGGCCCTATGTCCCCGTTTCTTCAAAACCTCAAACCCGAAAGAAACGCCGCGTTCGCGGCGGCTCGCTACGCCTTCATGCGTCTGAGAGAACATTACGATCTGGACTTCAATCTCTCACTGACGCTCCACAAATACATGCCCATCGGCTCCGGCTTGGGATCATCATCGGCCAGCACCGTTGCGGCGGTAAAGGGGGTGCTGGCGGCGGCCGAAAGGGAACTCCCCCAAAACGACATTATCGACGCCCTCCTTTTGGGGGAGGAAACCGCATGCGGCACCGGCCACCCGGACAACGTCATCCCGTCGTACTTCGGTGGATTTTTCCTGATGATGAGCGAAAACTACGACGACCTCCCCGCCGGTGAAAAGCGATTTCACCGTATCAAGGGGGGAGAGAACCTCGTCTCCATCATCGTCAAGCCGGATGTTTCGCTGAACACCAGCGAATCCCGGGCCGCCCTGAATAATCACATACGCCGCTCGTTTTTGGAGATGCGGGGATTCGAGCCGGTGGATATCCTCTCACTGGTCAGGCAGCAGTCCATCAAGGCCGCCGAGGCAGTGCTCTCCTACCAGTCAGACGACATCCGACGATTAGGGGCCATTATGCGAAACAACGATCTTCTTGAGATACCCAGGGGGTCTTTGATCCCCCGATTCAGGGAGGTCAAAGGGGCGGCCCTGTCCGCCGGGGCGTACGGCTGTTCCATCGCCGGTTCCGGCCCGTCGATGGTCGCCATTACCGACGACGAGACAAAAGCCGTCGCCATCAGGGACGCCATGCAGGATGCCTTCGGCGAGGTCCCCTCCCGATGGCTCATCTCACCGGTTAACAACGAAGGGGCGGTCATTGTCGATGATATCGAGACATTCCTCGCCGACTGCCGACCCCATACCGATATGCTGCCGACATGA
- a CDS encoding DUF523 and DUF1722 domain-containing protein: MDTDHKPIVVVSRCIEFDHCRYNGQMIPDPFVARLSDFVDFIPVCPEVEIGLGVPRDPIRIVEADGGLMLYQPATGRDLTESMRSFTSLFLDSLTAVDGFILKFRSPSCGPGQVKIYKGMDPKGGAGIGSGFFAAAVLKRFGGLPVEDEGRLKNFSIREYFLTHLFCRAAFRRIEKEGSMRALVDFHTRYKYQFMALNQSRLKILGKIVANHEKLPPGEVFISYGRELGRMFAALPRPGRTVNMLLHAFGGVSRHLTENERELFLQTIEEYRDERIPLSVPIRLINSWAVRFEDEFLLNQAFLSPYPQALVSVSDSGKGRELS; the protein is encoded by the coding sequence ATGGATACGGATCACAAACCGATCGTGGTCGTCAGTCGGTGCATCGAGTTCGATCACTGCCGCTACAACGGCCAGATGATTCCCGACCCATTCGTGGCGCGTCTTTCGGACTTCGTGGACTTCATCCCGGTGTGTCCCGAGGTGGAGATCGGTCTGGGTGTCCCCAGGGATCCCATCCGCATCGTCGAGGCGGACGGCGGTTTGATGCTCTACCAACCGGCGACCGGCCGGGACCTGACCGAATCGATGAGGTCATTCACATCACTGTTTCTGGACTCGCTTACGGCCGTCGACGGCTTCATCCTCAAGTTCCGCTCCCCCTCCTGCGGCCCCGGCCAGGTGAAGATCTACAAGGGAATGGACCCGAAGGGAGGGGCGGGTATCGGGAGCGGATTCTTCGCCGCCGCCGTCTTGAAGCGTTTCGGCGGCCTCCCGGTGGAAGACGAGGGACGACTCAAGAATTTTTCCATCCGTGAGTACTTCCTGACGCACCTCTTCTGTCGTGCGGCGTTTCGCCGGATCGAAAAGGAAGGCTCCATGCGGGCCCTCGTCGATTTCCACACCAGGTACAAATACCAGTTCATGGCGCTGAACCAGTCCCGTCTGAAAATCCTCGGGAAGATCGTCGCCAATCACGAAAAGCTCCCGCCCGGTGAGGTCTTCATATCCTACGGGCGTGAACTGGGGAGGATGTTCGCCGCCCTCCCGAGGCCGGGGCGCACCGTCAACATGCTCCTTCACGCTTTCGGCGGCGTCTCACGTCATCTGACAGAAAACGAGCGGGAGCTCTTCCTCCAGACCATCGAGGAATACCGGGACGAGCGTATCCCCCTGAGCGTCCCAATTCGCCTTATCAACTCCTGGGCCGTCCGCTTCGAGGACGAATTTCTCCTGAACCAGGCTTTTCTCTCCCCCTACCCCCAGGCACTGGTATCCGTTTCCGACTCCGGCAAGGGCCGGGAGTTGAGCTGA